In Thermococcus sp., the genomic window CCACCTACCTGGCCCTTCTGGTCTCCATCTTCGCCGTGGGCACATACATCGTCCTCAGACCGACCACGAACCTGCGGGCAAGGCGCGTCAGGGCCTGGAGCGGTGGTCTCAGCAACCCGGAATACCCGTCGATAGCGCACTCTGCCATACTGCTCGCCACGGAGGGCTGGCTCTACGGGACGAGAGAAGAGAAAGGCCGTCTCCACTGGCGCGAGAGAATAAACCTCGCTTACAACAGGCTCGCCAGGGATTATCTGGACTTCTCCGAGTGGTTCAGACACGGGGTCATGAGGGGCTCGGACAGCGTGTACGTCGCATACATCCTGCTCGCCGTGGCGGTGGCACTCGCCTATCTGCTTTACGCCCTCTGAGGTTTTTACCTTTTTAACCTGCTCAGCAGTTGTAACACAACATCGCGGCCTTCTTGAGGAGGATTACCCTGTATAGCTTTCCGTTTATGATTCTCGTGTTCGATATCTTGTTGAGGTGGTGTATCCTCTTCCGCTCGAGGGCTATGAGGTCAAGCTCCCTAAGCACCTTCACGAAGTCCTCCCAGCGTATCTTGAGCCAGCTTGAATAGTAATCGAAAAGCTCCTTCTCCACGACGCGGTAGGTCTTCCCGTCCACCTTATAGCGGATCGCGCGCTTGGGAAGCTCCTTCCTCAGGCGCCAGCGGGCGTGGAGTGGCTCCTGCATTTCGTAAACCGCCTCGTCCATGCTCTTCCGCTCCACCATCATCTTGAGGATTATGCCGAGGATGCGGTTTATCCTGTCCGGAACGCCGACGACGTCGCCCCTCAGAACGATTTTCCTCCTGCGTACCTTAATGCCCGCGCTCTCAAGCCCCTCGCCGATTTTGGGGGTCGTTTTCTTCTTGGTGCCGCCTGTGTCGACGATTCCGCCTATTATGAAGGCCTTAACGTCGAAGTCCTCCTCGCTCAGAACCTCATCCGCCCAGGGATCGAGGAGGACGACCTCGTCTATTTCCTTCTCGGCCAGAAACTCCGCGGTTGGGCCTTCGTAGGCAGTTATCCTGTCCAGCGGGCCGTTGAACATCCGTCGGAACTCTTCATTGGCCCACGTTACGGCCAGCTCCCTTCCGGTGAAGTAGTCCCTCAAAAGGCCGTAGCTCTGGCTCACCTGCAGGCAGACCTTGCCCTTCTCCTTCTGGGTGTGCCTGCCCCAGTGGTACAGGTCGATTATGAAGTAAGGCCAGTCGGGAAGCCTTGAGCGAAGCTCTTCGGGTGTTAGAACCGGCTCGAACTTCTCCATCATGCAGAGCGGGGCGTAGGCGTAGTGGGAG contains:
- the trm10 gene encoding tRNA (guanine(9)-/adenine(9)-N1)-methyltransferase, whose amino-acid sequence is MMTLADVFREALREKGIESFGVLSKRFRKSRNKLQDVAVEIINGKGAIFRVPEKTAVAWDLYGKRVEGSHYAYAPLCMMEKFEPVLTPEELRSRLPDWPYFIIDLYHWGRHTQKEKGKVCLQVSQSYGLLRDYFTGRELAVTWANEEFRRMFNGPLDRITAYEGPTAEFLAEKEIDEVVLLDPWADEVLSEEDFDVKAFIIGGIVDTGGTKKKTTPKIGEGLESAGIKVRRRKIVLRGDVVGVPDRINRILGIILKMMVERKSMDEAVYEMQEPLHARWRLRKELPKRAIRYKVDGKTYRVVEKELFDYYSSWLKIRWEDFVKVLRELDLIALERKRIHHLNKISNTRIINGKLYRVILLKKAAMLCYNC